Genomic segment of Steroidobacter denitrificans:
ACGGTGCTCCTTGGAGACGCCGTTGTAGAACTCGAACAGGAGAATATATGACCAGACTGGCCGGAAAAGTTGCACTCGTGACGGGAGGCGGCCGCGGCATTGGCCGCGCCGCTGCGCTCAAACTGGCGCGCGAGGGCGCCCGTGTCGTACTGAACGATCTCGATGAGGCGCCCGTAGCTGAAACCGTCAAGATGATTCGCGAGATAGGCGGTGAGATCACCACTGTCATCGGTAGCGTCACCGCCCCCGATTTCGGGGAACGTTTCGTCGCTGCCGCGCTCGAGGCGTTCGGCGACCTGCACATCATTGTCAACAACGCCGGCTATACCTGGGACAACGTCATCCAGAAAACCACCGACGAGCAGTTTCAGACCATGCTCGACGTGCATCTCGTCGCGCCGTTTCGCATCCTTCGAGCCGCGGCGGATCATATCCGCGCAGCAGTCAAGCGCGAAGAGGAGCGGCAGGAGCATGTCTATCGCAAGGTGGTGAACGTATCGTCATTGGCCGGGTTGTATGGCAATGCGGGCCAGGCCGGCTATTCGGTCGGCAAGGCGGGTATCGTCGGCTTGACACGCACGTTATGCAAGGAGTGGGGTCGCTATCGCGTCAATGTCAATTGCGTGGCATTCGGCGTGATAGAGACGCGGTTGACTCAGCCGCTGACCAGCGGCGAGGCGCATATCATCGTGGAGGGCCGCGATATTGCCGTAGGAATGCAGCCGCGGTTGCTGCAGACCGTCTCGACGATGGTGCCGTTGGGGCGCGGCGGGACACCCAAGGAAGCTGCGGACACCATTTACCTGATGTGCTCACCCGAATCAGATTACGTCAGCGGTCAGGTATTGGTGTGCGGCGGCGGACTGCTGTTGTGACATGATGTCGATGTGAAGCGATGAAAAATTTTCCCCGTGACTTGTTCGAGCCGGAACATGAGCTGATCCGGCAGACCGCCCGGCGGTTCTGCGAGCGCGAAATAGCTCCGCAGCATGAGATGTGGGAGAAAGCCGGCGTTGTACCTAAGGCGGCATGGCTGAAGGCGGGTGAACTCGGCCTGCTGTGCATGGGCATGCCACAGGAGTATGGAGGTGCGGCGTTGGATTTCCGCGCTTCCGTGGTATTGCTGGAGGAACTGTGGCGCATCGGTGCCTCCGGGCCGGGCTTTGCATTGCACTCCGACATCGTCGCTCCGTATCTGCTGCACCACGGTAGCGAGACGACCAGGCGGAGGTGGTTGCCGCTGATGTCGCGCGGAGAGGTGGTCACCGCCATCGCCATGACCGAGCCTGGAACCGGCAGCGATCTGCGCGCGGTGTCCACCAGCGCCGTACGCGACGGCGATGAGTATGTCATCGACGGGACGAAGACGTTCATTACCAACGGACTGAGCGCCGAGCTGGTTCTGGTGGTGGCCCGCACGGTTGATGCGGCAGGCCAGTCGGGTCTGAGCCTCATTCTCGTAGAAGCGGATCGGCCAGGATTCAAGCGCGGTCGTAAACTGGAGAAAATCGGCATGAAGGCGCAGGATACAGCCGAACTTTTCTTCGAGAAAGTCCGTGTGCCGGTGGATAATCTGCTCGGCCAGGAGCACCGCGGCCTGCATCATCTCATGAGCGAGCTGCCGCAGGAACGCCTGATCATTGCTGTACAAGCGGTCTCAGCGGCGCGTGCGACACTGGAAAGCACCATCGAATTCACGCGCAATCGCCAGATCTTCGGCAAGACCACCTTCGATTTCCAGAACACCCGCTTTGTGCTGGCTCGTGCGCTGGCCGAACTCGATGTTGCCCAGGTTTTCGTCGATCGGTGTATCGCGCTGCACGTCGCCGGTCGCCTCGATGCGACGATGGCGGCGACCGCCAAATTGACGGCCACGCAGATGCAGAACAGATTGGTCGACGAGTGTTTGCAACTTCACGGCGGCTATGGCTACATGTGGGAGTACCCGGTGGCACGCGCTTGGGCTGATGCACGAGCACAGCGGATCTATGGGGGTGCCAACGAGGTCATGTTGGAACTGATTGCCCGGACGCTGTGACGGCAGCCACCGCGCATGCAAGTGTTCCCGGCGGGGCATGAACCGAAGCGAGACTGAAATGACTGGAACGACTTCGGCAGGTCCGCTCAAAGGCGTCAAGGTGCTGGAAATCGGCGGTATCGGCCCCGGACCCTTTTGCGGGATGGTGCTGGCGGATTTAGGCGCGGAAGTCTTGCGTGTCGAGCGCTCCTCGGCAGCAGCCGGCGTGCCGGCTCCCAAGGATCCGTTGCTGCGAGGTCGCCGCTCGATCGCCCTGGATCTCAGGAAACCCGAGGGTGTCGGCCTGTTGCTCAGGCTGGTGGAGCGGATGGACATCCTGATCGAAGGGTTTCGTCCGGGTGTTGCGGAACGGCTCGGGGTGGGGCCGCAGGCATGCCTGGATCGCAATCCGCGCCTCATCTATGGGCGCATGACGGGATGGGGCCAGGAGGGTCCCCTGGCGCATGCAGCCGGACACGACATCAACTATATCGCGCTGTCCGGCGCGCTGGGTTTGATCGGACCGCCGGGCGGCAAGCCCGTACCGCCGCTCAATCTCGTCGGCGATTTCGGCGGCGGCGGTATGCTGCTGACCGTCGGCGTGTTGGCCGCGCTCCTCGAGACCCGGCAGTCCGGCACCGGCCAGATCGTCGATGCCGCGATGGTGGACGGTGCCGTGGCGCTGCTCGCCATGTTCTTCGGCTTTCGCGCCGAAGGATACTTCCGTGATGCGACCGGCGAGAACTTCCTTGCCGGGGCGGCGCCGTATTACGACACATACCAGACCAAGGACGGCAGGTATGTCGCCATCGGCTCGCTGGAGCCTCAGTTCTATGCATTGCTGCTCGAAAAACTGGGCCTCGAGCGCGACCGTTACGGTTCGGTCGGCATGCCCGCGTTCGATCCGGCCACGGTCAAGGAACGCTGGCCCGAATTGCGCGCGGCGATCGCTGCGGCGTTTCGCGGCAAAACGCGCGATGAGTGGTGCCGCATCATGGAGGGCACCGATGTGTGCTTCGCTCCGGTACTCGGCCTCGAAGAGGCCGCGAGGCATCCGCACAACGCGGCGCGCCGCTCTTTCACCGAAGTCGACGGCGTACTGCAGAATGCGCCGGCGCCGCGATTCAGCCGGACGCCGCTGGCGGCTCCCAGGTCGCCCCGCAGACCAGGCGAAGATTCCGACAGCGTATTGCTGGAGACCGGACTATCCAAGGAAGAGATCGGACAACTACGCGCCGCAGGCGTGCTCACCTGAGGCGGGGTCGCTTCCCTCCGGCTGCGGCTTCATGAGCGCACCGGGGCGAGTGCCTGTCCCAGTGCCTGTCCAAGGCGAACTGTGGCCGGTTCGCGGCTTATCCGCTCCGCCGAGAGGACGCATTTCCGGGGGAAGAGGGGCTGTCGGCCGGGCGGGAAGGCCGGCGCGGCGGCCTGTCCGCATGTTTCAGCTTTGCGCCTGCCGATGTCCCCTCTATACTTGCGCCCCCGCACTCCCAAGGCCGGTGTGGCGGAACTGGTAGACGCGCCGGACTCAAAATCCGGTTCTGGCAACAGAGTGTGGGTTCGATTCCCTCCACCGGCACCATGAGAGCAGCCGATAACCGCTGATACGGGGATCCCAGGGGATTGCCCCTGCAGCCGGCTTCGGTTCCTGCTATTTTGCGCGCCCCATGCGACGCGGCGACTTCGACTATTTCCTGCCGGACGAACTGATAGCGCAACGCCCGCCCGTCCGGCGCGGCACGAGTCGGCTATTGCACCTGCCGCCCGAAGGCGGTGTGGTCGATTTAAGCTTTCAGGATTTTCCCGCACTGCTACGCCCGGATGACGTATTGATCCTCAACGACACGCGCGTCGTTCCCGCGCGGCTGCGGGGGACCAAGCCCACCGGCGGCCAGGTGGAAATCCTGCTGGAACGGGTACTGGACGGCAGTCGAATCCTGGCGCAGGTGCATGCCAGCAATCCGCTACGCATCGGTGTGCCCCTGGCGCTGCCGGGCGGTGTCCAAGCGCATTACCTGGGCAGGCAGGGAGAATTGTTCGAGATGGAGCTGACACTCGCGGCAAATGAATCACCGCTGGCCTATTTCGAACGTCATGGCACCCTGCCTTTGCCGCCGTATATCGAGCGGACGGCCGATGCCCAGGATGCGGCGCGTTACCAGACGGTGTTCGCGCGAACCCCCGGCGCCGTGGCCGCCCCTACGGCCGGGCTGCATTTCGATACGGCCATGCTCGAGCGATGCAGGGAGCGGGGCGCATCCATCGCCTATGTGACCTTGCACGTCGGCGCCGGTACATTCCAGCCCGTACGGGTCGAGGCTCTTGCCGAGCATCGCATGCACGCCGAGCGGGTTTCAGTGAATGCCGAGACCTGCGAGGCAATCGCCCGGGCGAGATCGCGCGGCGGCCGGGTACTGGCCGTGGGCACGACCGTGGTGCGCAGCCTGGAAGCTGCCGCGTCGGCATCGAGCCAGACCGCGCCATCCGCGCCAGGGGAGCCTGCGCGCCTTGCGCCCTTCCACGGCGACACTCGCCTGTTTATTACTCCTGGATTCCGCTTCCAGGTGGTGGATGCGCTGCTGACGAATTTTCATTTGCCGCAGTCGACCCTGCTGATGCTGGTATGCGCCTTCGGGGGCCACGCTGCGGTCATGCAGGCCTATCGCCATGCCGTGCAGCGGCGCTACCGTTTTTTCAGCTATGGTGATGCGATGTTCCTGGAGCGCATGACGAATCAGACTGCATCCGGCCTTTCCTTTGCCGATCCGACATGAGCCTGAAGTATGAATTGATCAAGAGCGACGGCCGGGCGCGGCGCGGCCGGATCATCTTCCCGCGCGGCATCGTGGAGACGCCGGCATTCATGCCGGTGGGCACCTACGGCACGGTGAAGGCGATGACGCCGGAGGAGCTGACAGGAATCGGCGCGCAGATCATCCTGGGCAATACGTTTCACTTGATGCTGCGGCCCGGCATGGAGGTTGTGCGGGCTCACGGTGGCCTGCATGGATTCATGCACTGGCAAGGACCGATCTTGACCGATTCGGGCGGCTTCCAGGTATTCAGCCTGGCCACTCTGCGCAAGATCACCGAGGACGGCGTAAGTTTTCGCTCGCCGGTGAACGGTGATACGGTCATGTTGACTCCCGAGCGTTCCATGCAAGTCCAGCGCGACTTGAATGCGGATGTCGTCATGATCTTCGATGACTGCACGCCCTATCCGGCAACGCCGGAGCAGGCGCGGCGTTCGATGGAGCTGTCGCTGCGCTGGGCGGCACGCAGCCGTGCGGAATTCGATCGCCTGGCGAACCCGCACTCGTTGTTCGGCATCGTTCAAGGCGGCA
This window contains:
- a CDS encoding SDR family NAD(P)-dependent oxidoreductase, giving the protein MTRLAGKVALVTGGGRGIGRAAALKLAREGARVVLNDLDEAPVAETVKMIREIGGEITTVIGSVTAPDFGERFVAAALEAFGDLHIIVNNAGYTWDNVIQKTTDEQFQTMLDVHLVAPFRILRAAADHIRAAVKREEERQEHVYRKVVNVSSLAGLYGNAGQAGYSVGKAGIVGLTRTLCKEWGRYRVNVNCVAFGVIETRLTQPLTSGEAHIIVEGRDIAVGMQPRLLQTVSTMVPLGRGGTPKEAADTIYLMCSPESDYVSGQVLVCGGGLLL
- a CDS encoding acyl-CoA dehydrogenase family protein, whose product is MKNFPRDLFEPEHELIRQTARRFCEREIAPQHEMWEKAGVVPKAAWLKAGELGLLCMGMPQEYGGAALDFRASVVLLEELWRIGASGPGFALHSDIVAPYLLHHGSETTRRRWLPLMSRGEVVTAIAMTEPGTGSDLRAVSTSAVRDGDEYVIDGTKTFITNGLSAELVLVVARTVDAAGQSGLSLILVEADRPGFKRGRKLEKIGMKAQDTAELFFEKVRVPVDNLLGQEHRGLHHLMSELPQERLIIAVQAVSAARATLESTIEFTRNRQIFGKTTFDFQNTRFVLARALAELDVAQVFVDRCIALHVAGRLDATMAATAKLTATQMQNRLVDECLQLHGGYGYMWEYPVARAWADARAQRIYGGANEVMLELIARTL
- a CDS encoding CaiB/BaiF CoA transferase family protein translates to MTGTTSAGPLKGVKVLEIGGIGPGPFCGMVLADLGAEVLRVERSSAAAGVPAPKDPLLRGRRSIALDLRKPEGVGLLLRLVERMDILIEGFRPGVAERLGVGPQACLDRNPRLIYGRMTGWGQEGPLAHAAGHDINYIALSGALGLIGPPGGKPVPPLNLVGDFGGGGMLLTVGVLAALLETRQSGTGQIVDAAMVDGAVALLAMFFGFRAEGYFRDATGENFLAGAAPYYDTYQTKDGRYVAIGSLEPQFYALLLEKLGLERDRYGSVGMPAFDPATVKERWPELRAAIAAAFRGKTRDEWCRIMEGTDVCFAPVLGLEEAARHPHNAARRSFTEVDGVLQNAPAPRFSRTPLAAPRSPRRPGEDSDSVLLETGLSKEEIGQLRAAGVLT
- the queA gene encoding tRNA preQ1(34) S-adenosylmethionine ribosyltransferase-isomerase QueA, which codes for MRRGDFDYFLPDELIAQRPPVRRGTSRLLHLPPEGGVVDLSFQDFPALLRPDDVLILNDTRVVPARLRGTKPTGGQVEILLERVLDGSRILAQVHASNPLRIGVPLALPGGVQAHYLGRQGELFEMELTLAANESPLAYFERHGTLPLPPYIERTADAQDAARYQTVFARTPGAVAAPTAGLHFDTAMLERCRERGASIAYVTLHVGAGTFQPVRVEALAEHRMHAERVSVNAETCEAIARARSRGGRVLAVGTTVVRSLEAAASASSQTAPSAPGEPARLAPFHGDTRLFITPGFRFQVVDALLTNFHLPQSTLLMLVCAFGGHAAVMQAYRHAVQRRYRFFSYGDAMFLERMTNQTASGLSFADPT
- the tgt gene encoding tRNA guanosine(34) transglycosylase Tgt translates to MKYELIKSDGRARRGRIIFPRGIVETPAFMPVGTYGTVKAMTPEELTGIGAQIILGNTFHLMLRPGMEVVRAHGGLHGFMHWQGPILTDSGGFQVFSLATLRKITEDGVSFRSPVNGDTVMLTPERSMQVQRDLNADVVMIFDDCTPYPATPEQARRSMELSLRWAARSRAEFDRLANPHSLFGIVQGGMYPQLREASLEGLLRIGFDGYAIGGLAVGEPRLEREHILETLEPRLPVDRPRYLMGVGTPEDLVECVRRGVDMFDCVMPTRHARNGHLFTSTGVIKIRNARYQSDTRPLDESCDCYTCSHYSRAYLRHLDKCGEILAARLGTIHNLYHYLSLMRAMREAIEAQRFEAFVADFRARAEPLNIPP